One stretch of Girardinichthys multiradiatus isolate DD_20200921_A chromosome 2, DD_fGirMul_XY1, whole genome shotgun sequence DNA includes these proteins:
- the LOC124881101 gene encoding G-protein coupled receptor 22-like — translation MHIFPCRHKEATMSNVTVTDNTEPISSAMSLATPDPYPYPVSFQISLTGFLMLEILLGLSSNLTVLALYCMKSNLISSVSNIVTMNLHVLDVLICVCCIPLTIVVVLLSLERDMALICCFHEACVSFASVATAANVLAITLDRYDISVKPANRVLTMGRALALLAFIWVLSFVSFLVPFIEVGFFAHDHAELNYTVVENGVLSNEYYTEPGLYYHLLAQIPIFFFTVIVMLITYSKILQALNIRIGTRFHASQKKRTRRKKSPSMTAMSTQQEATDGSQSSTSRNPTLGMRTSVSVIIALRRAVKRHRERRERQKRVFRMSLLIVSTFLLCWTPITVLNTVILSVGPSNLMVRLRLGFLVMAYGTTIFHPLLYAFTRQKFQKVLKSKMKKRVVSIIETDPTPNNAIIHNSWIDPKRNKKVTFEDKDARLKCLSSEDVE, via the coding sequence ATGCATATTTTTCCCTGCCGTCATAAAGAAGCCACCATGAGCAACGTCACGGTCACCGACAACACTGAGCCCATCAGCAGCGCCATGAGTCTGGCGACCCCCGACCCATACCCCTATCCTGTTAGCTTTCAGATCTCCCTGACAGGCTTCCTGATGCTGGAAATCCTGCTAGGTCTGAGCTCCAACCTCACAGTGCTTGCCCTCTACTGTATGAAGTCAAACCTCATTAGTTCTGTCAGTAACATCGTCACCATGAACCTCCATGTGCTGGATGTATTGATCTGTGTGTGCTGTATTCCCCTAACAATTGTGGTAGTGCTTCTCTCCCTGGAAAGAGACATGGCCCTCATCTGCTGTTTCCATGAAGCCTGTGTCTCCTTCGCAAGTGTTGCAACTGCTGCCAACGTGCTTGCCATCACCCTTGATCGCTATGACATCTCTGTAAAACCAGCCAACAGGGTGCTGACCATGGGCCGTGCATTGGCGCTGCTGGCTTTTATTTGGGTGCTGTCATTTGTTAGTTTTCTTGTTCCCTTTATCGAGGTGGGCTTCTTTGCTCATGACCACGCTGAGCTGAACTACACAGTGGTGGAGAATGGGGTCCTCAGTAACGAGTACTACACTGAACCTGGCCTCTATTATCATTTGCTTGCTCAGATTcctattttcttctttacagTCATTGTTATGCTCATCACCTACTCAAAAATCCTGCAGGCGCTCAACATTCGCATAGGTACACGTTTCCACGCATCACAGAAGAAAAGAACTCGCAGGAAAAAGAGTCCATCCATGACAGCAATGTCAACACAACAAGAGGCCACAGATGGATCCCAGAGCAGCACCAGTCGCAATCCCACACTAGGCATGCGCACGTCTGTCTCAGTCATCATCGCCCTGCGTAGGGCTGTCAAGCGACACAGAGAGAGGCGAGAACGCCAAAAGAGGGTTTTCAGGATGTCCTTGTTGATTGTGTCCACCTTCCTGTTGTGCTGGACACCGATCACAGTTCTCAACACGGTCATCCTAAGTGTGGGCCCCAGTAACCTCATGGTCAGGTTGAGACTGGGCTTTCTGGTGATGGCTTATGGGACCACCATCTTTCACCCCCTGCTCTATGCCTTTACAAGGCAGAAGTTCCAAAAAGTCTTAAAAAGCAAGATGAAAAAGCGAGTGGTGTCAATCATTGAGACTGATCCTACACCTAATAACGCTATCATTCACAACTCCTGGATCGACCCAAAGAGGAACAAAAAGGTGACGTTTGAGGACAAAGATGCACGGTTGAAATGTCTTTCTTCTGAGGATGTGGAGTAA